The DNA sequence GGGGGGAAGATCCGCGTTCGCGGGGCGCACCCTGCCCCAGGCTCGAGTCACCGTCACCGGAGACCGTGTTCGGGCAGACCTCAAGATCACAGTCGCCTGGCCGGCCCCGGCTGCGCAGGTCGCTCGTGCAGTGCAGCGCAATGTCGCAGCCGCCCTGACCGCCATGGCTGGTTTGCACGTGGACGGTGTGGATGTCTCTGTTCAGCAATCGTTTACACCATCCGTGGGTCAGAGGAGAGTTCAATGAGCATCGACCACGTGACCCTGCCTGCCGCCGCACGGGAGCCCCGCGCCGCCGCGAAGTCGCGCCACGCTGCGGTGGCGTTGGCTCTTATCGCCATCGGGCTGGGCGTCGTCGCAGTACGTGATGCCAGCGTGACACTCGGATACGCCGCCGGCGCCCCATGGATTCACCGGGCGATTGCGGCAGTCAACGGCCTGCAGCCGCACTGGTGGATGATCCCGGCGGGGGGCGTCGCGGTGACTGTCGGAGCGTGGCTGATGCTGTGGTCGGTGTGGCCGCGGCGCAAGACCGCCATTGCCGTCACCGCACCCGTGGGGGTGTGGATCCAGCCAGATGATGCCGCGCGACTGGCGACGGATGCAGCGGCGTCGATCCCCGGCGTGGAGATCCTGCGTGCGCAGGCGACCCGCCGCACGTTGAAGCTCTACATCGTGCTCGCGGGTGACGCCCCCGATAGCGACCAGAAGGCGACGGTTCTCGCCGAGGTCAACCGCGCAATACAGATCCTGTCCCCGCCACCAAAAGTCAAGATTCGAGTCTGCACAAGGTCATCGACATGAGAAGCACTGAATTGTTCGACCGCACAGCCACACTCCTCGCCGGAGTCACGCTGGCCGCCGCTGGGGCGGCCTCGGTCATCTGGGCGGCGCACCGAATAGTCCGGCTGCCTGATCACATCGACACCACACCCGCCCTGACCGCCGCATCAACGCCATGGTGGCCGTGGTCCTTGGCCGCAGTAGGCGGACTCCTCCTGATATTCGGATTCCTTTGGCTGCTCTCGCACTTGCCGACTCGCAGGAATCCCCTCATCCAGGTTGCCGGTGAGCTGGACTGCGGGACGATCCGAATAGATCTGGACAGCATCGCCGCCGCCGCAGCAGCAGAGCTCGAAGAACAGCCCGGAGTCGACTCCGCGCGGGCAAGAACTCTCACCGACCGCGGTACCAGAACCGTCGACCTCACCGTCACGCTGGCCCACCCAGCCGTATTGCCCGCGACGCTGGATGCGATCACCGCCACCTGCGCCCAGATCGCCACAGCCACAGGTGATCCAGCGATCGCCACGCGAACTACGGTGCGATTCGGAAAGTCTGACCGCCGGCCGCGAGTACCCGCGTGAGCAGCCTGGTGGCATGGGGCACGTTCTGCCTCTGCGCAGTCGTCGTCGTCCTCAGCCTTGTGATGACTCTGCTCGCACGTCTGGTCGAGCGGCCCCACGACACGACATCCACAAGCGGTAACAACCATGGGCGGTAGGCCTTCATGACCGCACACGATGACGTTGGACCCGGTGATGACCTCTTCACCTGGGCGGTGCTCGCCCCAGTCCTCGTCAAGCACTTCTCGATCGTGTCATCCAGCGAGTCAACTGCTTCGGTGTGCTGCGCCTGCAGCCCGACGACTCCTCGGACCCTCGAGCAGTGGGCACGACACGTCAGCCAAGAAGTCACCAACAGCGTGGCCTGACGATCAGGAACTAGTCTGCTGTGCTCATGTCGTCGGCGCTCCAGCGCACCGAGGTCACCTCCGGCGCCTTGATCACGTCGGCGAGTGCGGCCTCGATGCGGTGGTCGTCGCGCTCGTCGGCGATCACCGTCGCGGCGATCCGGACACCCTGATCGTCGGGCAGGTCGATCGCGGTGATGGATCGCACTGTCAGGCTCGGGTGCGAGATCGCATCGAAGACCAGGCTGCGGATGTGCACTTCGGCGCTGCGGGCACAGCCGACCTCGAATCGGTATTCGGCAGAGGACTTTTCAGCCCCGGGTGCGCGATGGCGGTCCAAGACGCGACCCATCGGGCGCAGAACGATGTTGGCGGCCATCACCGCACCGGCGCCAACTACCGCGGGCAGGAACATTCCGCCACCGGCGAGGGCGCCGACGGCGGCGGACGCCCACAGCGTGGCGGCCGTGTTGAGCCCGGAGATGGTGGGGCCCTGCTTCATGATGACGCCGGCACCGAGGAAGCCGACGCCGGAGGCCACCTGGGCGGCGACCCGAGTGGGGTCGGCGTCGTGGTTGCCGACAAATGAGTAGCCGCCCATCAGGACGAACAGGGTGGCGCCCAGGCTCACCAGGGCGGCGGTGCGCAGCCCGGCGTTGCGGGAGCGCCACTGGCGCTCTAGACCGATCGCGGCGCCCAGGCCGAGGCCGACGGCAATGCGCAGAATCACGTCCGTGGCGTGGATCATGGTGCGCTCCTTTGGGTGTCAGGTAGAGCCGCGCAGCGAAGGCTGACACGACAGCAACGTCAGAGTGGGAAAAGCACTGTCACTGGGACTCATTGATCTGTCCGTCACCTCCTTCGCCGTCGGGGCACCCGTCTGCTGGCGCAGCACCACAGCGCAACGGGAGGGGAGAAGGCCACCATCGGGCGGCGGAGCACCCCTCTCGTCAGGGCTTCGGCACTACGCGACGTACCCCGCGCTCGCGGGGAGCCACTTTGGGTCATCCCTTAATCCGGGAAGACCTGTCCTGATCTTGGGCGTCTCTCGACGTCGTCAGATCAGTGGCCTGTGTTCACGTAGGAGCCTCACCTAGCAAGGTGCTGACCGCGGACCATCATGGCCGTGCCGCTGCCGCAAGTCAAACCGTGTGCCACTGTGGCGCATCTCCCAAACTGGTTTCTGTCAGCCATTTCTCAGCTGCTGCCCAGCGAACGGGAGTAATTCGGAGGGAGTCGATGAAAGGACACCGCCGATGAACACCGAGACCGTGGACCGCCAGTTCACCGCTCTGCAATCACAAGCCGACCAGACCGCGTCGCTGATCCACGCACTGGTCGACAAGCTGTCGGCGGCCGCTGCCGCGGGTGAGCCGAACGCGCGGGAGTGGGGGCTGGATCTCAAGGAGATCGCGCTGGCGATCAGAGACGAGCAGGCCACCACAACCGAACTGCTGCAAGCCATTCACGGCCTGGTCGACGACCACGTCACATCCGCGCCACCACCGGCTCCGGCCGAACCCGCGTACTCTGCGCCCGCCGGCTATGCCGCCCCGCCGCAATATCAACAGCCGCAATACCAACCGCAGTACCAGCCGCAGTACGCCCAGTATCAGCAGCCCGCGACCGGCGGCGCGCTGCAGCGGTTCCTCAGTGGTCGGTTCGGCCAGGCGATGGTGACCGGCGCCGGTATCGGCATCGGCGACGACATCGTCAACTCGATCTTCGATCGCTTCTGACGAGCACTCGCCACGACCTCTGAGTCACGGTTGGAGTGTCGCCGTCCCGCTGCGTGAGCTGCGGAGGGTAGTGGAACTACCCCTTTTCAAGAGGTTGCCGAACGGCTACACTGCAAGAAGTTGTCGAACGACGACAATTGGCAATGTTGCCGAACGGCGACAGGGGTGTGGGCATGAAGGTCAGGACCATGAGCGATATCGGCGCGCTCGTTCGGTCGTCCCGAACAGCTCGTGGCATGACACAAGCCGAACTCGCCAAGAAGCTGAGAGTGGGCCGCGACTGGGTCGTCAGGCTAGAGAAGGGGCACCCTCGCCTCGAAGCGCAACGAGTCCTTGATGCATTGAGCGTCCTAGGTGTGAGCCTGGAGGCAACCGCTCCCCAGGGCCGGCCAACAGGCCACTCCGAAGGGTCTGATTCCACCCGGCCAATCGATCCGTTCACCGCCCTCTTCGGGAGGGCAGACGGCTAATGGCAGGGCGGGAGTTGAGGATCTACCTCGACGGTACCCCGGTCGGGACGGTGGCCCAGTCCAATGGGGGAGCTCTGAGCTTCATCTACGACGACGCCTACAGCGCCACAACAGAGCCAACCCCGTTGTCCTTGTCGTTACCTGTCGCGATAAAACGGCATCGCGACAGACCAATTCGGGCCTATCTCGAAGGCTTGCTCCCGGACAGTGAAGGCGCTCGACAGCGGTGGGGACGTCAGTATCACGTCTCGCCGAACAATCCCTTCGGCCTGCTTGCGCATGTCGGCCGGGACGCTGCTGGTGCGGTCCAGCTTCTTCCGCCGGATGCCAACGCGGCCGACGCACGATCGCGTACCGGGGACATCGAGTGGCTCAACGAAACCGATATAGAAGACCTCGTCGACGATGTGGCAGCCCACCAAACGGATTGGGATCCAGGACGGTTCGAGGGGCGCTGGAGTCTCGCGGGGGCACAACCCAAAATTGCGTTGTTCCGTGATCCGTCATCCGGGCGGTTCGGCATTCCCCGTGACTCCACACCGACGACCGTCATCCTCAAGCCCGCCCTCATCGGCTACGCACAGCACCACA is a window from the Mycolicibacterium anyangense genome containing:
- a CDS encoding Asp23/Gls24 family envelope stress response protein; the encoded protein is MSAPNAEAPDPQRVSTTDTASEAGNRGTLRVNEKAAQRLAIRAAVDTPHVLSPSGGRSAFAGRTLPQARVTVTGDRVRADLKITVAWPAPAAQVARAVQRNVAAALTAMAGLHVDGVDVSVQQSFTPSVGQRRVQ
- a CDS encoding DUF6286 domain-containing protein — encoded protein: MSIDHVTLPAAAREPRAAAKSRHAAVALALIAIGLGVVAVRDASVTLGYAAGAPWIHRAIAAVNGLQPHWWMIPAGGVAVTVGAWLMLWSVWPRRKTAIAVTAPVGVWIQPDDAARLATDAAASIPGVEILRAQATRRTLKLYIVLAGDAPDSDQKATVLAEVNRAIQILSPPPKVKIRVCTRSST
- a CDS encoding Asp23/Gls24 family envelope stress response protein produces the protein MRSTELFDRTATLLAGVTLAAAGAASVIWAAHRIVRLPDHIDTTPALTAASTPWWPWSLAAVGGLLLIFGFLWLLSHLPTRRNPLIQVAGELDCGTIRIDLDSIAAAAAAELEEQPGVDSARARTLTDRGTRTVDLTVTLAHPAVLPATLDAITATCAQIATATGDPAIATRTTVRFGKSDRRPRVPA
- a CDS encoding MgtC/SapB family protein, which produces MIHATDVILRIAVGLGLGAAIGLERQWRSRNAGLRTAALVSLGATLFVLMGGYSFVGNHDADPTRVAAQVASGVGFLGAGVIMKQGPTISGLNTAATLWASAAVGALAGGGMFLPAVVGAGAVMAANIVLRPMGRVLDRHRAPGAEKSSAEYRFEVGCARSAEVHIRSLVFDAISHPSLTVRSITAIDLPDDQGVRIAATVIADERDDHRIEAALADVIKAPEVTSVRWSADDMSTAD
- a CDS encoding helix-turn-helix domain-containing protein, with translation MSDIGALVRSSRTARGMTQAELAKKLRVGRDWVVRLEKGHPRLEAQRVLDALSVLGVSLEATAPQGRPTGHSEGSDSTRPIDPFTALFGRADG